Within Bdellovibrio bacteriovorus HD100, the genomic segment GAAGTCACTGCGTGGGCCGCGGGCTGAACCCGGTCGGCGAACTGCACTTTGATATTGCAAGGTCCCCCATGGTGATCTGCACCGCTATAGCGGTTGAAATAGTGGGCTGCCGGAGCAAAAGTGACAGCCCCGTTGCTGGCGTTGATGGAAACACTGCCGTGATCAGAACAAGCGGGCGCATCGGCCGCCAGCAAAGAGTAAGTGCCCAGGCCTTCTTCGTCAGAGTCCACCAGGGCGTCAGACAAAATCACTGTGCTGCCACTGTTGCGATTCAAGCTGGCGGTGGCCGGAATTGAAAGGCTGGGTGTTGTTGAGTCCAGTGTGACAGTGATCTGATTGCTGGAAGAAATATTTCCGGCTTCATCACGGGCCCACATCACAAGGGTGTGGTCGCCGTCAGCCCCAGTCAGGGGTACACTGTTGGTGCCAGCGGCACAGCTGATCCAGTCCGGGTTGTCCAGTGTTGGGGGCGCCGAGCTGTCCTGCACGAAAATCACCTGATAAAAAGAATCCGGTGTCTGGTTGTCATCGTCACAGGACGTGACATCAACTCCGACGGGATTGTCCTGAACGGCACCGTGAGCCGTCGCAATGGATGGCAGGGAGGGTTGGGTCTGATCCAGAGTGTAAGCCAGCGGGAACGGATAGCAGTGAATGTTGCCAGCGGCGTCGCGGGCTTGCACGCTCCAGGCATAAGCGCCTTCTGCGGTCAGGGCGTTTCCAAGAGGGAATTCGAAGCTTCCAGTCACGGCGTCGGCAGTGGCATCAGCCAGTTTATCTCCGGTGCACGCCAGGGAATTAAACAAGGTCACGATGGCTTTGGGTTCAGTCGTTCCCCCCACTGACGGTAGAGGGTTGGGACTGACGGCGGCAGGCAGGATAGTTGCGGCGCCGATGGTCGGAAGAATGCTGTCATAGTGGACCTTGAAGACATCAGACTCTGTGTTTTCTTCTCCCCGGTTGCCAATGGCCGTGCCCTTCGGAAGATTCATTTGAACCGCGCCTTGGGATGAGGGGATCAACTGCACCCGGTAGGTGGTTTTATCAACCTGCTCGATGGCTCCCATTGTCGCATTTTGCAGCGCAAATTGTTCGGGATAGAATTTATCGGGAGGTCGGTTGAAAGTGATCAGGACTTCGATCGGGTTCTTGTTCGTGTAATAGGATGAGCCACTTTCAGAGGCCAGCTCGGCCTTTAACTCTCCATTGTGAACGCTTGCTTTAATACAACCGGTCAGTCCCAAATAAGACATAGCCAGCAATACAATGAATGTTTCAGTAACGTACCGTGTATTCAATTGTGTGTTCCTCGTGCTCTCTATATCGGAATGTTTATGCCGGAATTAAAGTGTTTTTTGCTGAATGGCAGTCGGGTAATGGGCTTGTCTCAACTTTGCCCACTCGCGGAACATGCGATGTGGTAGAATGACAGTACAGACCAAGGGGAATACTATGCGTCTGCTCTGGATCGTATTGGCACTGCTTTGCTATTCCATCGTCACTTCCGCGGCGCAAGTGATTGAGATGATTTCGCCTTATGACAATCCTCCATTTGTGGTTGATCAAAAAAAAGAGCAGGGTCTTGTCTATGATCTGGCATCGTTGCTGTCGGTGCGTTCCCAAGGGAAGTATCAATTCAAAGTTGTTGTCGTACCGCGGGCTCGGTTGCAGAAAATGCTTCTGCGCAGTGGGGTCTATGTGGTGCCTTTGGTTTCTCCGAAGTGGTTTGGGGATGAAAATGAGAAAAAATATCTGTGGACCTCCGCTTTGATGGAGGATGAAAATCTGGTGCTGTCACCGCGCAAGAGGGCTTTGGAGTACGAGAACTCGGCGTCGCTCCAGGGAAAACGGACCTCCATTGTGCTGGGACATGCCATTGAGCCTCTTGACCAGCTGGAAAAGGGAGGCACGGTCAAAACTGAATCCACTCAATCACTGAACAATGGTCTGCGTATGCTGGCGCGAGGTCGCATTGACTTTATGGTGATGGGCCGGATGGTGGCCATTTATCTGATCCGGGATCTGAGGCTGGAGGACGAGATTCATATCTCTGATAAATCGCTGGAGCGATTTGACCGGAAGATCATGGTGTCACCGCAGTCCCAAAAAGAACTGCACAAGTGGCTGGAAGGTGAAATCCAGCGCCTGCGCAGGTCTGGTCAGTGGAAGAAGTATTTGCGTGTGGAAGTGTCTTTACAGAACCACGATGTCGCGACCGACCCGCAATTCATTTGAAACTTTTTGAATGTCATCAGGAATATCGACCAGAACTCCACGCGGGATGTCCTGTTCGATTTTTGTTTTATGTAGCCACGCCAAAAACTCACGCTCAGGACCCCGGCAGATCATCTGACGGTCCTTGCCTTTTTCTTTCAGGCGATCGCCCACCACACGCGCCGCCTTAATGGCTTCGGGTTTGGTTTTTCTCATCAGCACATAGCTCATGGTCAACGTGCGGTTTTTCATTGGCAGTTCGGCTTCCAGGGCCGTGAACCAGGACGGTGCTTTGAAATGTACCCGGTCATGGCACCAGTCGGTTTTAGACTGGGTTAATAGAGGACAAGTCTGTTCGTGCGTGCACGGGGCCCACACGTGATAGCCTTTTTCCAGAAGCTTCTGGCGCAGCTGTAAAAGCTTTCGACCATCCTGCTGGGTGGAGGGTTCGACCAGCATCAGGGCTTCGCATTGATAGGCCCAGTCTGGAAGGTCTGTCAGTTCCGTCAAAGAATAAGAAAACAGCGCCAGGGTTTTTGCGCCGTCTTTCAGGCGGGCCCCGCTGAAGGTGCGCAGCCATTCCTGAGGCGGGAACTGCGGGAAATGTTTTTCAATCAGGTTCTGTGGTTCGGCCGCGCGTTCGATCAGCTGATAGCTGAACTTGTGTTTTTCATTCAAGGTCATTGAAGCCGTCGCCAAGCCCGCACCGAAATCAATTACATGTGAAAGGCCGTTGAAGAATCCACGCTTGTCGGCCTCTTCAATCAGTCCGGTCAGGCGGGTGGAATTCAGCGGCAGGTAATAACAAAGATACGCCACCTGCGCCCAAGATTCGTTCCATGGGGTGGGGCTATCCGGTTTCGCAATAAAGAAGTCCGACAAAGCCAGCACACATTTGGCCAGGGCTTTGGAATCCTTCAACGACAACTTGTAAGTCGCCAGGGCACGGTTGATGGATTCTTCAAAAGAAGCGGGACAGGTGAATTCTCTTTGCATGGGGATATTCTAAAGGGAGGACAGGGTCTGAAGCAAATCTTCGACCTTAATTTTTGCCATACAGTGAAATTCTTCACAGTGGGTGCCGTCGCAGACACTGCCGTCGGCATTTTGGGGCGGGGCTTCGAAAATATGCACCTGAGGTCCACGGGCCGCCCAGCGCAGGGGTTTTTGCACGCGCACGTGCGGGTAAATACCCAGAACCGGAGTGCTCAGCGACGCCGCCATGTGAGCGACTCCTGTGCTTGGCACCACAACCGCTTTGGCGTTCTTAAGCACGGTGAAAAGCTCGGTGGCTGAAAGCAGGCTTTGCAGGCTTAAGACGTTCTTGTGGTCTTTGAAAGTGGCTTTGATCTCCGTCAGCCATTTTTCATCAGCCGGGGTGCCGGTCAGAACCACTTGCGTGGTTTCAGACACCTTTCGGATCAGTTCGATGTAATTGCCAATCGGCCAGTTCAGGGCGGACCCTGCCATACCGGGGTGAACCACGACATAGTTTTGGGCGGTCAGGTGGTATTTGGAAAGAAGCGCCGGGTTTTCCGGGGCCGTCAGTTTCAAAACCGGGGTTTTTACATTTTCGCTGATATTCAGGGCGTGCTTCAGGACATCCAGATTGTAATCAGCCTCGTGTTGAACCGCGAGACTGCGGCGCTGGCGCAGGCCTTTATTCAAAAACAAAAAGCTGTGCCACTGCGAACGCACACCCGCGCGAACGGGCACGCCTTCTGCCCACAGTGCATAGCTGACCCACCACGGGGCCTGCAGACTGACGGCGACATCAGGGCGGTATTCACGCAAGAAGGCTCTGAGTTTTGGCAGAGATTCCTTGGCGTCGTCTTTTTTCAGTTCCAGAAATTTTCTTTGAGGGTCGGCGTTTTCAGGGACGAATCCCAATCCTTTGGCGATCACCCAGTGCTTATCCCAGCCCTCTAAAAAAGAAACCTGATCTACAGGCATGCTGCAGATCAGGTCACCGATTTTATCTAAGCGGATAAGAAGGATGCGCTTCATTACGCCTGATAGTCTTCGATCGAAGGGCAGGAGCAAATCAGGTTTCTGTCACCGTAAGCGTTGTCGACACGGCCAACAACCGGCCAGAACTTGTTACCACGCAACCATTCCACCGGGTACACGGCCTCTTCACGGCTGTACGGATGATTCCATTCAGGTTTCATCAGCATCTGCGCTGTGTGAGGAGCGTTTTTAAGCGCATTGTTTTCTTTGTCCATCTTGCCGGTTTCAACCGCAGCGATTTCTTTGCGGATGGTCACCATGGATTCAATGAAACGATCCAGTTCTTTTTTGGATTCAGATTCAGTTGGCTCGATCATCAAAGTGCCCGCTACCGGGAAGCTCATGGTCGGAGCATGGAAACCAAAGTCCATCAGACGTTTTGCAACGTCAGTCACGTCAATGCCAGAGGTCTTTTTGATCTCGCGAACATCCACGATACACTCGTGCGCCACCAGACCGTTTTTACCTTTGTAAAGAACAGGGTAATGAGCTTCCAGTTTCTTTGCGATGTAGTTCGCACTCAGGATGCTGACCAAAGTGGCTTTGCGCAGACCTTGAGCGCCCATCATGGTGATGTAAGCCCAAGAGATTGGCAGGATGCTGGCGCTGCCCCAAGGAGCCGAAGTCGTTGCAGAGATCCCGTTGGCAGGACCCGCTTCAGGCACCAAAGAGTGTTTCGGCAGGAATTCTGCCAAGTGTGCGCCCACACCGATAGGACCGACACCCGGACCGCCACCACCGTGAGGGATCGAGAAGGTCTTGTGCAGATTCATGTGGGAAACGTCCGGACCGAACACGCCTGGGCGGCACATGCCAACCAAAGCATTCATGTTCGCGCCGTCCATGTAAACCTGACCGCCGTTGTCGTGGATGATCTTGCAGATTTCCACGATACCTTCCTCGAACACGCCGTGTGTGGAAGGGTAAGTGATCATCAATGCTGCCAGATTGTCTTTGTGCTGTTCGGCTTTGGCTTTCAGATCCGCCACATCGACGTTACCCTGATCGTCACACGCCACTACCACAACCTGCATGTTCACCAGTGCTGCTGACGCCGGATTGGTTCCGTGCGCAGAAGACGGGATCAAGCAGATGTTACGATGACCCTGACCGCGGGATTGGTGGTACTTGCGGATCACCAAAAGGCCCGCGTATTCACCTTGAGAACCCGCGTTCGGCTGCAGGCTGACTGCTGCAAAACCAGTGATGTCGCAAAGTTTTTTCTCAAGATCATGGATCATTTCAATCAGGCCCACGGCTTGCGCAGTTGGCGCAAACGGGTGCAGCTTGCTGATTTCAGGCCATGAAACCGGCACAAGCTCTGTTGTCGCATTCAGTTTCATCGTACAAGAACCCAGCGGAATCATGGAATGAGTCAGCGTCAGATCCTTGTTTTGCAGATGGTGAATGTAGCGAAGCATTTCTGTTTCGCTGTGGTGAGAGTTAAACACCTGATGAGTCATGTAAGCTGTAGAGCGAGTCAAATTCGCTGGCAAAGTGACATCGGCCAAAGACTCATCCACAGACAAGGCTGTGAAGCCTGCGGCTTTGCCAAGGTTGAAGGCAGCCCAGATTTGTTCAACGTCTTCCAAAGTCGTTGCTTCGTTCAGGGAAACACCCAGCTTGCCACCACCGTAGTTGCGGAAGTTCATTTGCATCTTTTCAGCCTGAGCGATGATCTCTGCCGCTTTGTCAGTTTTCACTGTCACGGTGTCAAACACGTGACCCGCACCAACTTCAAGATTCAATTTTTTAAGACCCGCAGAAAGGATCGCCGTCAGACGCTGAACGCGCAGAGCGATTTTCTTCAAGCCTGCAGGGCCGTGGTAAACCGCGTACATGGAAGCCATGTTCGCCAGAAGCACCTGAGCCGTACAGATATTGGAAGTCGCTTTTTCACGACGGATGTGTTGTTCGCGAGTTTGCAAAGCCAGACGCAAAGCGGACTTGCCTTGAGAATCCACGCTGACACCCACCAGACGGCCCGGCATCAAACGCTTGAAAGCGTCTTTCGTTGCCAGGAAACCGGCGTGAGGACCACCGAAGCCCAGTGGCACACCAAAGCGCTGGGAATTACCCACCACCATGTCTGCACCCCATTCACCCGGAGGAGTCAGCAATGTCATCGCCAGAAGATCCGTGGAAGCCGTCACCAGCGCGCCATGGTCTTTGTATTTTTTTGCGATGGCAGCATAGTCTTCAACCGTGCCGTTGGTGTTTGGATACTGGAAGAACACACCGAACACAGGTTTTGCGAAATCATATTTCGCCGGATCCATCACGATCATCTCAAAGCCCAGCGGCTCTGCACGAGTGCCGATAACCTCGATCACATGCGGGTGCATGTCCGGGGATACGACAAAGGCGTTTGCTTTGTTTTTGCAAAGAGAGTGCGCCATGAACATCGCTTCAGCCGCGGCCGTGCCTTCATCAAGCAAAGAGGCGTTGGCGATTTCCATGCCGTTCAGATCAGCGATCATCGTTTGGAAGTTCAACAGAGCTTCCAGACGGCCTTGAGAGATCTCTGGCTGATAAGGAGTGTAGGCTGTGTACCACACTGGATTTTCAAAGATGTTTCTTTGAATCACCGTCGGAGTGATGGTGTCGTGGTAACCCATGCCGATATAGTTTTTGTAAACTTTGTTTTTGGAAACCATCTGTTTCAGATGATTCAAAAGACCGTGCTCAGAAATGCCGTTGCCCACATCTGCGTAAGCGTGGGTTGTGCGGATTTGTGCCGGGATCACTTTGTCAGCCATTTGATCCAGGGAATTAAAACCCAGAGTTTTCAGCATCTCGTGGATGTCTGAATCTGTGGGACCAATGTGACGGGGGATAAACTCATTCGTAGGAGAAAGATCAGCGATTTTCATTCACACCTCTATAAACGCCCCGAGACTAACATAACCACCCTCATGGATGAAAGTTCTGCAACGAGAGCGCTTGAGCTAATGCGAGGCGAAATGGGTATAGATTAGGCTATTTTGGCGGCAGCCGCTCGGTTTTTCTGCCCCCGGCGGAAAATGAGGGTCGCGATAAGGCAAAAGCCGAGCCCACCCAGGCTGACGGCAGGCCATTGGCCCCAACTCCAAAGAGTCGAACCCACGTAAGACCCGAGACTTCCTCCGGTAAAGTAGGCAAAGATGTATATCGTGTTCAGGCGGGAGTGGTACTCGGGTGGATGGCTAAACACGCGGGACTGATTGGAGATATGGGCCACCTGAATGCCCAGATCCAGCACCAAAACACCCAGGATGATTCCTGCTACGAAGGTGGAGGAAAGCGCCAGCAGGGCAAAGGCCCCCATGGAGCAGTAAAGACCCATACGGATGGTCGCCGCAGCGCCTTTTTTGTCGGCATAACGCCCGGCCAAAGGAGCCGCCAAAGCACCAATCATTCCCAAGGCCCCAAACAGACCGATGGTTTTCGGATCATAGTTGAACGGAGCGGCCTCCAGCAGGAAGGTCAGCGTCGTCCAGAAGGCCGAGAACGTTCCAAACAAGATTGCGCCCATCAAAGCCGCTTCACGCATGGTGGGAAGTTCGCGGAAAAGCTTGGCCGTGGAAAGCAGCAACGCTTTGTAGGTCCCTTTGAAGTTTGGCTCGGACATCGGCAGCACGAACTGCGACACGATGGAAAGAATCAGGCTGACCGCGCCGGCAAAAATGAACACCGTCTTCCAGCCGAAGTACTGCGCGATAAAGCCAGCCAGGGTTCGTGCCATCAATGAACCAATCAGAATTCCCGACAGGACAATGCCCACGACTTTACCGCGCTCTTCAGGTTTGGCCAGGTTGGCGGCAAAAGGGATCAGCACGGACTGGGAGATGTTGAAGAAACCCATCACGCAGCTGATCGCACAGAACACGCCCAGTGTAGGACTGAACGGAAGTGCGATGGCCAAAAGCCCCGCCATGGTCATGGAACCTTGAATCAGCTTGCGGCGTTCGATCATGTCACCCAGTGGAACCAGGAACAGAATCCCCAACGCATAGCCGATCAATGTGAAGGCAGGGACCAAAGACACCTTGCTTTCCGTCACACCAAATTCACGCGCCAGAATCCCTAGCAGCGGTTGGTTGTAGTACATATTGCCCACAACCAGAATGCAGGTCAGGGTCATGAAGAAAACTTGAGTGCGAGAGAGGCCTTTTCCCATAGGATCCTATAGGTAGTTCATTTGAATGTGATATTCAATCAATAGATGCGAATGTGAACTATTGCTGCGACACTACTGAGTCGCACTCTGAAATAATCTGTTTTACGGGTTTGCCTTTGTGGCAGGATTTACGCAGATCACGAATCAACTTCATTTTCTTGTCTTCGGATTTCAATGCTTCTACGTCGTGAACAAATCCATAGAAGTCACTCAGTACGGCGCCTTGAATTTCAGCGGTGATGACTAGTTTGTCGGTGGTGCTGACGCCGTCCGGATTCTGCTGCCGTTCTTTCAGGCGATCAATCTTGCTCATGATCTTATGCGCTGGAACCATCAGACGGTGAATGCGGCTGATGTCATCGGTGATCAGGCGGAACTCGGGATCTTGCAGCGCACGGGTGCCTTGTTGCTGATAATATTTTTCCAGATAAGCGACTTTATTTTCTTTCAATTGTTCGCGGTCCATGTGGCTGGCATCACACAAAGACGGGCACAGGGGTGGCATATTGGCTTTTTCAAGCTTGCGTACCAGATCACCGATTTCAGCACTCATCATCACAAAGGACCGGGAAGTGTCGAAGGCTTTGCGGAAATTTTCTTTGGAGGATGCCGGAATCAGCTCTTGCGCCGGAGCCTGATCAGCGGTTTTCAAATCCGGAGTCAAAGTGGCTTTGGCCACGGGGTAAGGTTTCTTCTGAACAGAGGTGGTGGTCGCAGGATTTTGAATCAGATAGTCGACCGTGTAGTAAGTGATGACAGCCAATCCGACGAAAGCGCAGGTCACGATCCCCAACGTGAAAAACATCAGATACTTCAATGTGCTGCGCAGAAACTTCATGAACAGAAAGCTAGCAGAAGCGGTGGAATCTGTCAGCCTTATTGATCTCTTTCCAGGGATTCATCGCCCACAGTCTCGTCCGGGGAAGGCAGTGCCTTCAAATTGCGTTTATTTGCTTCCTGGGTCACGGACCGGGCTGACTGTTGGTACAGATATCCGAACAGACCTCGGGCTTGTTCCACAATCGCGGCATCTTTCACGATCACGATCTGTTCGTTGTTGTTTTCGGCGTTTTCACTCGGATTAAAGGATGTTCCCAAAACAGCCGTCGAATCCTCTGGGAAGATAAACACCTTGTGGTGAATTTTGGACGTGGTCTTCACCGCCGTGCCATCTTCCAGGCGGAAGTGGCGTTCTCCGTAAATCGCAGGCGCTGTACGGATCTTGTTCTGAAGGTCCGTCACACCCGCAGCACCCAGGGCCTGCAGAATCGGAGCTTCTCCATCGGTCAGATATTTGCCGGAAGGCAGATCTTTCTTCAAACCTGACAACAACAGGAACGCACTCCATTCACGCATGGCAAACGGGGTGTCACCGACAGAGCGGAAATCAAACTGACCTTTTTCACTCATGTCACGGGCCGCACGTTCAATCAGCGCGCTTTGAATTTGCTTGGAAGAAAACGCAAAATGCACCGCCTCGATCGGGCCTTTGGAGTTTTGAATCAAAGGCACGAAGATGCTTTTGTTCACATCACCTTCCCCGCCGTTGGGCGAGAATGACAGGACGATGTAAGAGGCTTCCTCATTCGGGCCTTTCTTTTCACCCATGATTTTGTAACTGCCACTGATCGGGTACTGGCTTTGGCCACGGATTTTGTATTCCAGGGTTTTCTTAAGCTCGGCCTTGGTGGCTTGCGCTGGCAAAGTGCCCAGAATCATCAAAGCATGATTGGCGTTGGGGATGGAAAATTCATTGCGTTTTTCCGGTGGCAGATTCACCAGATCCCCTTCAGGACCGATGCAGCTTTGCGTGAAGTTGCCGGACAGAAACAGCACCGCCGCCTTTGGGCCAAACGGGTCCCGCAGAATGATCTTCTGATGATTCAGGCCCACGGATTTTACTGCGACCGTTTTAAAACTTTCACCTTCCAAAGTGGCAAGATCATCAAAGATGGCTTTCACTTCAGGACGGGTGTTGATCGTGCCGGCATCAATGCCTCCTGTGACCTTCACACCTTTTTTCGTGTGCTGGTTTTTCAAAGCATCGGCGATCACTTTCAGATCGAAATCAAAAACATTGTACCAGATTTCCTGCTCGGCCCCAGTGATGAAGTCCACGACGACTTTGCGCAGGTCATCGCCCGGTAAGGTGCGGGTTTTGCCGTTGATGGTTTTTAGATGCGGGTGATTGATGAATAAACGCATGCCACGGAATCCCGGAGACCCACCCGGCAGATCCATTGTCAGGGGCTGGGACGGGCTTTCGT encodes:
- the gcvP gene encoding aminomethyl-transferring glycine dehydrogenase is translated as MKIADLSPTNEFIPRHIGPTDSDIHEMLKTLGFNSLDQMADKVIPAQIRTTHAYADVGNGISEHGLLNHLKQMVSKNKVYKNYIGMGYHDTITPTVIQRNIFENPVWYTAYTPYQPEISQGRLEALLNFQTMIADLNGMEIANASLLDEGTAAAEAMFMAHSLCKNKANAFVVSPDMHPHVIEVIGTRAEPLGFEMIVMDPAKYDFAKPVFGVFFQYPNTNGTVEDYAAIAKKYKDHGALVTASTDLLAMTLLTPPGEWGADMVVGNSQRFGVPLGFGGPHAGFLATKDAFKRLMPGRLVGVSVDSQGKSALRLALQTREQHIRREKATSNICTAQVLLANMASMYAVYHGPAGLKKIALRVQRLTAILSAGLKKLNLEVGAGHVFDTVTVKTDKAAEIIAQAEKMQMNFRNYGGGKLGVSLNEATTLEDVEQIWAAFNLGKAAGFTALSVDESLADVTLPANLTRSTAYMTHQVFNSHHSETEMLRYIHHLQNKDLTLTHSMIPLGSCTMKLNATTELVPVSWPEISKLHPFAPTAQAVGLIEMIHDLEKKLCDITGFAAVSLQPNAGSQGEYAGLLVIRKYHQSRGQGHRNICLIPSSAHGTNPASAALVNMQVVVVACDDQGNVDVADLKAKAEQHKDNLAALMITYPSTHGVFEEGIVEICKIIHDNGGQVYMDGANMNALVGMCRPGVFGPDVSHMNLHKTFSIPHGGGGPGVGPIGVGAHLAEFLPKHSLVPEAGPANGISATTSAPWGSASILPISWAYITMMGAQGLRKATLVSILSANYIAKKLEAHYPVLYKGKNGLVAHECIVDVREIKKTSGIDVTDVAKRLMDFGFHAPTMSFPVAGTLMIEPTESESKKELDRFIESMVTIRKEIAAVETGKMDKENNALKNAPHTAQMLMKPEWNHPYSREEAVYPVEWLRGNKFWPVVGRVDNAYGDRNLICSCPSIEDYQA
- a CDS encoding MFS transporter — its product is MGKGLSRTQVFFMTLTCILVVGNMYYNQPLLGILAREFGVTESKVSLVPAFTLIGYALGILFLVPLGDMIERRKLIQGSMTMAGLLAIALPFSPTLGVFCAISCVMGFFNISQSVLIPFAANLAKPEERGKVVGIVLSGILIGSLMARTLAGFIAQYFGWKTVFIFAGAVSLILSIVSQFVLPMSEPNFKGTYKALLLSTAKLFRELPTMREAALMGAILFGTFSAFWTTLTFLLEAAPFNYDPKTIGLFGALGMIGALAAPLAGRYADKKGAAATIRMGLYCSMGAFALLALSSTFVAGIILGVLVLDLGIQVAHISNQSRVFSHPPEYHSRLNTIYIFAYFTGGSLGSYVGSTLWSWGQWPAVSLGGLGFCLIATLIFRRGQKNRAAAAKIA
- a CDS encoding substrate-binding periplasmic protein, whose amino-acid sequence is MRLLWIVLALLCYSIVTSAAQVIEMISPYDNPPFVVDQKKEQGLVYDLASLLSVRSQGKYQFKVVVVPRARLQKMLLRSGVYVVPLVSPKWFGDENEKKYLWTSALMEDENLVLSPRKRALEYENSASLQGKRTSIVLGHAIEPLDQLEKGGTVKTESTQSLNNGLRMLARGRIDFMVMGRMVAIYLIRDLRLEDEIHISDKSLERFDRKIMVSPQSQKELHKWLEGEIQRLRRSGQWKKYLRVEVSLQNHDVATDPQFI
- a CDS encoding glycosyltransferase family 9 protein — encoded protein: MKRILLIRLDKIGDLICSMPVDQVSFLEGWDKHWVIAKGLGFVPENADPQRKFLELKKDDAKESLPKLRAFLREYRPDVAVSLQAPWWVSYALWAEGVPVRAGVRSQWHSFLFLNKGLRQRRSLAVQHEADYNLDVLKHALNISENVKTPVLKLTAPENPALLSKYHLTAQNYVVVHPGMAGSALNWPIGNYIELIRKVSETTQVVLTGTPADEKWLTEIKATFKDHKNVLSLQSLLSATELFTVLKNAKAVVVPSTGVAHMAASLSTPVLGIYPHVRVQKPLRWAARGPQVHIFEAPPQNADGSVCDGTHCEEFHCMAKIKVEDLLQTLSSL
- a CDS encoding small ribosomal subunit Rsm22 family protein, coding for MQREFTCPASFEESINRALATYKLSLKDSKALAKCVLALSDFFIAKPDSPTPWNESWAQVAYLCYYLPLNSTRLTGLIEEADKRGFFNGLSHVIDFGAGLATASMTLNEKHKFSYQLIERAAEPQNLIEKHFPQFPPQEWLRTFSGARLKDGAKTLALFSYSLTELTDLPDWAYQCEALMLVEPSTQQDGRKLLQLRQKLLEKGYHVWAPCTHEQTCPLLTQSKTDWCHDRVHFKAPSWFTALEAELPMKNRTLTMSYVLMRKTKPEAIKAARVVGDRLKEKGKDRQMICRGPEREFLAWLHKTKIEQDIPRGVLVDIPDDIQKVSNELRVGRDIVVL